The following proteins come from a genomic window of Nautilia profundicola AmH:
- a CDS encoding bifunctional folylpolyglutamate synthase/dihydrofolate synthase yields the protein MRINNEKYDVFKFLNRKPLFYKKIDLKRMPNAFNLIKDKINIAPVIHLVGTNGKGSTGRFLAHTLLKRGYSVGHYTSPHILKFNERIWINGKYISNDQLQKVHQKLQSLLPTEVSESLSYFEYTTLLAALAFEGLDFVIMEAGLGGEYDATNVFDKKISLITTIDYDHQAFLGDTIEEITTTKLNSIDKEAIIGKQIHNKLRIENEELRITNFAQKIKPNSKIYDYLEFFEKDEIENLKKEFKFAPFLFDNYLLAMSFLKKENIPFNVKDLNDLTLPGRMQEIEKDLWLDVGHNPLAARAIVNALPKKVNLVYNTYTDKDYREILSILKPKINKLYLIKVDNERIEEPEKIKKTAEGLGIEVEEFKEIKKPMLVFGSFSVAEEFLRRYGAGESI from the coding sequence TTGAGAATTAACAATGAAAAATATGATGTTTTTAAATTTCTAAACCGCAAGCCTCTTTTTTATAAAAAAATAGACTTAAAAAGAATGCCAAACGCCTTTAACCTCATCAAAGACAAAATAAACATTGCCCCCGTAATTCACCTTGTAGGTACAAACGGTAAAGGAAGCACGGGAAGGTTTCTCGCCCATACACTTTTAAAAAGAGGCTACAGTGTAGGACACTATACTTCTCCTCATATATTGAAATTTAATGAGAGAATATGGATAAACGGAAAATATATCAGCAACGATCAACTTCAAAAAGTACATCAAAAACTCCAATCACTCCTCCCAACAGAAGTATCTGAATCGCTCAGTTATTTTGAATACACCACCCTTCTTGCAGCCTTGGCATTTGAAGGACTTGATTTTGTAATAATGGAAGCGGGACTCGGAGGCGAATACGACGCAACAAACGTATTTGATAAAAAAATCTCTCTCATTACCACAATAGACTACGACCATCAGGCGTTTTTGGGAGACACAATAGAAGAAATAACCACAACTAAGCTCAATTCGATAGATAAAGAAGCGATAATCGGAAAGCAGATACATAACAAATTGAGAATTGAGAATGAAGAATTGAGAATTACGAATTTTGCACAAAAAATAAAACCCAACTCTAAAATTTATGATTATTTGGAGTTTTTTGAAAAAGATGAGATTGAAAACCTAAAAAAGGAGTTTAAATTCGCCCCGTTTTTGTTTGACAATTACCTGCTTGCTATGAGCTTTTTGAAAAAAGAAAACATTCCTTTCAATGTAAAAGATCTAAACGACCTGACACTTCCGGGAAGAATGCAGGAGATTGAAAAAGATCTGTGGCTTGATGTAGGGCACAACCCACTTGCGGCAAGAGCTATTGTAAATGCCCTTCCCAAAAAGGTGAATCTTGTGTATAACACTTACACAGATAAAGACTACAGAGAAATACTAAGTATTTTAAAACCCAAAATCAACAAACTTTACCTTATAAAAGTGGATAACGAAAGAATAGAAGAACCTGAAAAAATCAAAAAAACAGCCGAAGGTTTGGGAATCGAAGTTGAAGAGTTTAAAGAGATCAAAAAACCGATGCTTGTTTTTGGAAGTTTCAGCGTAGCGGAAGAATTTTTAAGGAGATACGGTGCAGGCGAAAGTATATGA
- a CDS encoding DEAD/DEAH box helicase, protein MQAKVYEYLQKQKTNIITSAKKEADLTGEVYKYLNIPYVVFPDFRATLGDDLRSFRNEIFELNNALFKYYNDNSFFISPYTTILKKLPHKRYYQSIEIEFGDDINLNELKEKLILWGYEHVDIVSEKGEVSFRGDIFDIWPINLEKPVRVSLFDTEVESIRIFEETSQKSIEEIESFTIIPAIAALEKEEYDQILEKINSSEFSAFYKDFYSLGFWYLEREYLSGFALLNDLTQEIAEYKEFHKEFNPEIEKAPVIPNGKCKDLSVKNIKEFLNFHKNSNIEIVAKNEVLLKEAGIFEEVKLRAPLIKWIKSDAHINIHCPDKYIVSLNPPEFEKRKKTNLVLDEIKKGDFVVHEAHGIGKFNGLKKVEILGKVGEYAEVLYANDDKLLLPVENLNLIEKYIAPGGVIPTLDKLGKGTFAKKREKIKEKILSMAADIIKLQAQRQLIEPIPLNFEGVREFIAKAPFVHTPDQAKTINDILDDFKTKIMDRLLSGDVGFGKTEVAMVASFVVANSGYQVAVIAPTTILVNQHFESFKERFKDTDIKIAKLDRFTSSKEKKEILEKVKTGEIDIIISTHAGLNIEYKNLGLVIIDEEHKFGVKQKEKLKEISKNVHTLYMSATPIPRTLNMALSQVKSISTLETAPKGKQSTKTFVKEWNENLIKEVILRELRRGGQIFYIYNNIAYIEQKKKELQKILPDLRILVLHAKLTPAQIEKGLVDFIAGKYDLALTTTIVESGIHIPNVNTVIVENADKFGIADLHQIRGRVGRGKHEGYAYFLVKNKDELSEDAKKRLLALEENSFLGSGQVLAMRDLEIRGGGNILGAEQSGQIKGVGYSMYVKMLEDTLKELSGKKVKEDEVEVKLNINAYISDEVVKEDRLRLDLYKRLSMCKTLEDVYEIEKELVDRFGKLDKPTQNFIEKIKIKVLASQKGIKSISNYGENITFIYNDDKKEFFKAEAKDDEVILEAIINKLK, encoded by the coding sequence GTGCAGGCGAAAGTATATGAATATCTGCAAAAACAAAAAACAAATATAATTACCTCAGCAAAAAAAGAAGCCGACTTAACGGGAGAAGTTTATAAATACCTAAACATCCCTTACGTGGTTTTCCCTGATTTCAGAGCGACTCTCGGGGATGATTTAAGAAGTTTCAGAAACGAAATATTTGAGCTTAACAACGCTCTTTTTAAATACTACAACGATAATTCGTTTTTTATATCACCATACACGACAATTCTCAAAAAACTGCCTCACAAAAGATATTATCAATCAATCGAAATAGAATTCGGAGACGACATTAACCTGAATGAGCTTAAAGAAAAGCTGATTTTATGGGGATACGAGCATGTGGATATCGTAAGCGAAAAAGGAGAAGTCAGCTTCAGAGGCGATATATTCGACATATGGCCCATAAACCTTGAAAAGCCTGTGAGGGTTTCGCTTTTTGATACGGAAGTTGAAAGCATCAGGATTTTTGAAGAAACAAGCCAGAAAAGTATAGAAGAGATAGAATCATTTACCATAATCCCCGCAATCGCCGCACTCGAAAAAGAAGAATACGACCAAATCTTAGAAAAAATCAATTCAAGTGAATTTTCGGCGTTTTACAAAGACTTTTATTCATTAGGGTTTTGGTATCTTGAGAGGGAATATTTAAGCGGTTTTGCACTTTTAAACGACCTCACACAGGAGATTGCGGAATATAAAGAGTTTCATAAAGAATTCAACCCTGAAATCGAAAAAGCCCCCGTTATACCTAACGGCAAATGTAAAGATTTGAGTGTTAAAAACATAAAAGAATTCCTAAATTTCCACAAAAACTCAAACATCGAAATCGTCGCCAAAAACGAAGTATTATTAAAAGAAGCGGGAATTTTTGAAGAGGTTAAACTAAGAGCTCCTCTTATCAAATGGATAAAAAGCGATGCACATATAAACATACACTGCCCGGATAAATACATAGTCTCTCTAAACCCTCCTGAATTTGAAAAAAGAAAAAAAACAAACCTCGTTCTCGATGAAATCAAAAAAGGCGATTTCGTAGTACACGAAGCCCACGGTATCGGTAAATTTAACGGTCTTAAAAAAGTAGAAATCCTCGGCAAAGTCGGAGAATACGCCGAAGTTCTCTACGCCAACGACGATAAACTTTTACTGCCTGTGGAGAACCTGAATCTAATCGAAAAATACATAGCCCCCGGAGGCGTAATCCCTACGCTTGATAAACTCGGAAAAGGCACATTTGCCAAAAAACGTGAAAAAATCAAAGAAAAAATCCTCTCAATGGCGGCGGACATCATTAAACTTCAGGCCCAGCGTCAGCTAATTGAGCCGATTCCTCTTAATTTTGAAGGAGTCAGGGAATTTATTGCAAAAGCTCCGTTTGTGCACACACCTGACCAGGCAAAAACAATTAACGACATCCTTGATGATTTCAAAACCAAAATCATGGACAGGCTCCTAAGCGGTGATGTGGGATTCGGTAAAACGGAAGTTGCGATGGTTGCGAGTTTTGTAGTGGCAAACTCAGGCTATCAGGTGGCAGTAATAGCACCTACGACAATCCTCGTAAACCAGCATTTCGAAAGTTTTAAAGAAAGATTCAAAGACACTGATATAAAAATAGCAAAACTCGACAGATTCACTTCAAGTAAAGAGAAAAAAGAGATCCTTGAAAAAGTAAAAACGGGAGAAATTGACATCATCATCTCAACCCACGCGGGACTCAACATCGAATACAAAAACCTGGGACTTGTGATAATAGACGAAGAGCATAAATTCGGCGTAAAACAAAAAGAAAAACTAAAAGAAATATCCAAAAACGTGCATACCCTTTATATGTCTGCCACACCTATTCCGAGAACCCTCAACATGGCTCTTTCACAGGTCAAATCAATCTCAACACTCGAAACGGCTCCAAAAGGCAAACAGTCCACCAAAACGTTTGTCAAAGAATGGAATGAAAACCTTATTAAAGAAGTTATTTTAAGAGAGCTTAGACGCGGCGGACAGATCTTTTACATTTACAACAACATCGCATACATCGAACAGAAGAAAAAAGAGCTTCAAAAAATACTGCCGGATCTCAGAATCCTGGTGCTTCACGCCAAACTCACCCCTGCACAGATCGAAAAAGGACTTGTGGATTTCATAGCCGGCAAATACGACCTCGCCCTCACAACCACAATAGTGGAAAGCGGTATCCACATCCCTAACGTAAACACCGTAATCGTAGAAAACGCAGACAAATTCGGTATAGCGGACCTGCACCAGATAAGAGGACGGGTAGGAAGAGGAAAACACGAAGGATACGCTTACTTTTTAGTCAAAAACAAAGACGAACTTAGCGAAGATGCCAAAAAAAGGCTCCTTGCACTTGAAGAAAACTCATTCCTTGGAAGCGGACAGGTTCTTGCCATGAGAGACCTCGAAATAAGAGGCGGCGGAAACATACTCGGTGCAGAACAGTCCGGGCAGATTAAAGGTGTGGGATACTCTATGTATGTAAAAATGCTTGAAGACACCCTAAAAGAGCTAAGCGGCAAAAAGGTAAAAGAAGACGAAGTTGAAGTAAAACTAAATATCAACGCGTATATCTCGGACGAAGTGGTAAAAGAAGACAGATTAAGGCTTGATTTATATAAAAGGCTCTCAATGTGCAAAACGCTTGAGGATGTATATGAAATAGAAAAAGAGCTTGTCGACAGATTCGGAAAACTCGACAAACCGACCCAAAACTTCATCGAAAAAATAAAAATAAAGGTTTTAGCTTCCCAAAAAGGCATTAAATCGATTTCAAACTACGGTGAAAACATTACATTCATCTACAATGACGACAAAAAAGAGTTCTTTAAAGCAGAAGCCAAAGATGATGAAGTAATACTTGAAGCCATCATTAATAAGCTTAAATAA